One window of bacterium genomic DNA carries:
- a CDS encoding polysaccharide deacetylase family protein, with the protein MTAAVGLNLAAAPALLSHRDYLLPNDSKQLNPEALSRKDFKFVAITIDDVPHPVYCEQILDVLLKHKARATFFVNGGRVKAFPDQARKMVAAGHEIGNHSYSHPRMTSLSAAGLASEISDTQRIVKETCGVTPVFFRPPFGDFDARVNKAIRDAGLISLLWSIDTLDWQLPGVDKIVSRALGGLHNGAVILMHGTNAQTPAALDIILSSLEKNGYVTVTASEWFRLAGGIPPEETEPSKMPEELRKRLYDTEDIIGPDGTPIRIYIPKSGGGEVKLSELKLAGGDGTDGVFSNLAYIENEDLPPGLGTRSNVPPNFYFPPHNALELVPSGRDIRLVLTDSSGQEVDPAYYPRPPLLMAVRASELELLDPNRLAALYAAAGFDAIAIVNDTGDDGASFQSPVKGAPARTVVNKMGYPIFCLQADGTLLRNYIDLVRQKRRSICILVTPETLGDDPVVGAELVRFFRFRQLSGSFTYDPAVDIRSRWGMPADVEIARFTGYNRIVLMCFSRTGEAHELIVKSEDEHLEAVAVTETGLQTYTRLTRGTKVRIAAEPIYLVYRWGDAAVESHAGPG; encoded by the coding sequence TTGACAGCGGCCGTTGGGCTGAATTTGGCCGCCGCGCCCGCGCTTTTGTCGCACCGCGATTACCTGCTTCCGAACGATTCCAAGCAGCTCAACCCTGAAGCGCTATCGCGAAAGGATTTCAAATTCGTCGCCATAACGATCGATGACGTGCCGCATCCCGTCTATTGCGAGCAGATACTTGACGTTCTTTTAAAGCACAAGGCGCGGGCTACGTTCTTCGTGAACGGGGGACGCGTGAAAGCATTTCCCGATCAGGCGCGAAAAATGGTTGCCGCCGGGCATGAGATAGGCAATCACAGCTACAGCCATCCCAGGATGACGTCGCTTAGCGCGGCTGGGCTTGCGTCCGAGATATCCGACACCCAGCGGATAGTCAAGGAAACCTGCGGAGTGACGCCGGTATTTTTCCGGCCGCCCTTCGGCGACTTCGACGCGCGCGTCAACAAGGCCATCCGCGACGCGGGCCTGATTTCACTTCTTTGGAGTATAGACACGCTCGACTGGCAGCTGCCCGGCGTCGACAAGATTGTTTCGCGCGCGCTGGGCGGACTGCACAACGGCGCGGTTATTCTCATGCATGGAACCAACGCGCAAACTCCTGCCGCGCTGGATATTATTCTTTCGTCGCTGGAAAAAAACGGATACGTAACGGTCACCGCTTCGGAGTGGTTCAGGCTTGCCGGCGGAATCCCGCCGGAAGAAACCGAGCCGTCGAAGATGCCCGAAGAGCTTCGCAAGCGGCTTTACGATACCGAGGACATTATCGGTCCCGATGGCACGCCGATTCGAATATACATTCCAAAATCCGGCGGCGGCGAGGTTAAGCTTTCGGAATTGAAGCTCGCCGGCGGGGACGGCACGGACGGAGTGTTTTCCAACTTGGCGTACATCGAAAACGAGGATCTTCCGCCGGGGCTGGGAACTCGCAGCAACGTCCCGCCGAATTTTTATTTCCCGCCGCACAACGCGCTGGAGCTGGTCCCATCGGGCAGAGATATAAGGCTGGTGCTTACAGACAGCTCGGGGCAGGAGGTCGATCCCGCGTATTATCCTCGTCCGCCGCTTCTTATGGCCGTGCGCGCTTCGGAGCTTGAGCTGCTCGATCCGAACCGGCTGGCGGCGCTTTACGCAGCCGCGGGATTCGACGCGATAGCGATCGTCAACGACACCGGCGACGATGGCGCTTCGTTTCAGTCGCCTGTGAAAGGCGCGCCGGCGCGCACTGTCGTGAACAAGATGGGCTACCCGATTTTCTGTCTGCAGGCGGATGGCACGCTTTTAAGGAATTACATCGACCTCGTCAGGCAAAAGCGGCGCAGCATATGCATCCTCGTTACGCCTGAAACGCTCGGCGACGATCCGGTTGTGGGCGCGGAACTTGTCCGGTTTTTCCGATTCCGCCAGCTTTCCGGCAGCTTCACTTACGACCCGGCGGTCGACATCCGCTCGCGCTGGGGAATGCCGGCCGATGTGGAGATAGCGCGGTTCACCGGGTACAACCGCATCGTGCTGATGTGCTTCTCGCGCACGGGTGAGGCGCACGAGTTGATCGTTAAGTCCGAAGACGAGCATCTCGAAGCCGTCGCGGTGACCGAAACCGGATTGCAAACTTACACCAGATTGACTCGTGGAACCAAGGTCAGGATAGCCGCGGAGCCGATTTATCTTGTTTACCGATGGGGCGACGCCGCGGTCGAGTCGCACGCGGGGCCGGGATAG